The proteins below are encoded in one region of Rhizobacter sp.:
- a CDS encoding TonB-dependent receptor: MRLTVIWAAVPMLAALQAASAQGISNALDPVVITAQRVRESAFDSPTAISAVTREVIDNGGPQVNLSEVLNRVPGIVALNRQNYAQDLQISIRGFGTRSTFGVRGVRLIVDGIPATMPDGQGQASNVSLASAGRIEVLRGPMAQLYGNSAGGVVQVFTEDDAPTPTFTVSGAAGPYEQRKLGLKYSTTTAQGDGITLDASRFDTDGYREHSAARRGQFNGRWQRDLTRDTHVSVVVNALDQPDTQDPLGLTRAQWEANPRSVAAPALTQDTRKTVRQNQLGSVIEHRFSEATLFTGRVYLGERNLFNALGIPLAPQLADTHSGGIVRFDRNYSGLGAQLSHRITLDEGRALRLTGGIEYDRMRENRQGYINNAGVEGSLKRDERNVVDNRDAYLQASVDLHRDWTLTAGARSIDVRFRTHDRFITTGTPGNPDDSGSLGFSGVNPVLGLAWHAAKTVNVYFNAGRGYETPTFTELAYRNVGSGLNTDLRASSSRHLELGAKWKVDGVQRLDAALYDIDTKDEIVVDTNSGGRSTFRNAGPTERRGLELTHVAQLTDSLRSTLSLNLLRARFADGRRLPGTPERSAFAELAWAPQAAWGGFHSAVEVVHTGSLVVNDANTDAAPAVTLLNLRAGFAQSLGGWRFTQLVRLDNATDRRYAGSVIVNEGNGRFFEPGLPRNWLLAVTASHAF, translated from the coding sequence ATGCGACTCACCGTGATCTGGGCCGCCGTGCCCATGCTGGCTGCCCTCCAGGCCGCCAGCGCGCAAGGCATCTCCAACGCGCTCGATCCGGTGGTCATCACGGCGCAACGCGTGCGTGAAAGTGCCTTCGACTCGCCCACGGCCATCAGCGCCGTCACCCGCGAGGTGATCGACAACGGTGGCCCGCAGGTCAACCTGTCGGAGGTGCTCAACCGCGTGCCGGGCATCGTGGCGCTCAACCGCCAGAACTACGCACAAGACCTGCAGATCTCCATCCGCGGCTTCGGCACGCGCTCGACCTTCGGCGTGCGGGGCGTGCGCCTCATCGTTGACGGCATCCCCGCGACCATGCCCGACGGGCAGGGCCAGGCGTCCAACGTGTCGCTCGCGTCTGCCGGCCGCATCGAGGTGCTGCGCGGCCCGATGGCCCAGCTCTACGGCAACTCGGCCGGCGGCGTGGTGCAGGTCTTCACCGAAGACGACGCGCCCACCCCCACCTTCACCGTGAGCGGCGCGGCCGGCCCCTACGAGCAGCGCAAGCTCGGCCTCAAGTACAGCACCACCACCGCCCAAGGCGACGGCATCACCCTCGACGCCTCGCGCTTCGACACCGACGGCTACCGCGAGCACAGCGCCGCCCGCCGCGGACAGTTCAACGGCCGCTGGCAGCGCGACCTCACGCGCGACACGCACGTGAGCGTGGTCGTCAACGCGCTCGACCAGCCCGACACCCAAGACCCGCTCGGCCTCACTCGGGCGCAGTGGGAGGCCAACCCCCGTTCGGTGGCGGCGCCTGCGCTCACGCAAGACACCCGCAAGACCGTGCGCCAGAACCAGCTCGGCAGCGTCATCGAGCACCGCTTCAGCGAAGCCACCCTCTTCACCGGCCGCGTCTACCTCGGCGAGCGCAATCTCTTCAACGCACTCGGCATTCCGCTCGCGCCGCAGCTGGCCGATACCCACAGCGGCGGCATCGTGCGCTTCGACCGCAACTACAGCGGCCTGGGCGCGCAGCTCTCGCACCGCATCACGCTCGACGAAGGCCGCGCGCTGCGCCTGACCGGCGGCATCGAATACGACCGCATGCGCGAGAACCGCCAGGGTTACATCAACAACGCCGGCGTCGAGGGCTCCCTCAAGCGCGACGAGCGCAACGTGGTCGACAACCGCGACGCCTACCTGCAGGCCAGCGTCGACCTGCACCGCGACTGGACGCTGACCGCCGGCGCCCGCAGCATCGACGTGCGCTTCCGCACCCACGACCGCTTCATCACCACTGGAACGCCGGGCAACCCCGACGACAGCGGCAGCCTCGGCTTCAGCGGCGTGAACCCGGTGCTGGGCCTCGCCTGGCACGCCGCGAAGACGGTCAACGTCTACTTCAACGCCGGCCGCGGCTACGAGACCCCCACCTTCACCGAGCTCGCCTACCGCAACGTCGGCTCCGGCCTCAACACCGACCTGCGCGCCTCCAGCAGCCGCCACCTGGAGCTGGGCGCGAAGTGGAAGGTCGACGGCGTGCAGCGCCTCGACGCCGCGCTCTACGACATCGACACCAAAGACGAGATCGTGGTCGACACCAACAGCGGCGGCCGCTCCACCTTTCGCAACGCCGGCCCCACCGAGCGCCGCGGTCTCGAACTCACGCACGTCGCGCAGCTCACCGACAGCCTGCGCAGCACGCTGAGCCTCAACCTGCTGCGCGCCCGTTTCGCCGACGGCCGCCGCCTGCCCGGCACGCCCGAGCGCAGCGCTTTCGCCGAGCTGGCCTGGGCGCCCCAGGCGGCCTGGGGCGGCTTCCACAGCGCCGTCGAGGTGGTGCACACCGGCTCGCTGGTGGTCAACGATGCCAACACCGACGCCGCCCCCGCCGTGACGCTGCTCAACCTGCGCGCCGGCTTCGCCCAGTCGCTCGGCGGCTGGCGCTTCACCCAGCTCGTGCGCCTCGACAACGCGACCGACCGCCGCTATGCCGGCTCGGTGATCGTCAACGAGGGCAATGGCCGCTTCTTCGAGCCGGGGCTCCCGCGGAACTGGCTGCTGGCCGTGACCGCAAGCCATGCCTTCTGA
- the msrA gene encoding peptide-methionine (S)-S-oxide reductase MsrA, translating into MSIDTITLGGGCFWCTEAVYERVNGVTAVESGYSNGHVVDPSYEQVCTGNTGHNEVVRVSFDTEQISLREVLEIFFVVHDPTSLNRQGNDVGTQYRSGIYFSSPEQEKVAREVIAEMTASGTYRSPIVTEVLPLANYSRAEDYHQHYFAQHPNQGYCAFVVAPKVEKFRKTFASRVKAA; encoded by the coding sequence ATGAGCATTGACACCATCACCCTGGGCGGCGGCTGCTTCTGGTGCACCGAGGCGGTCTATGAGCGTGTGAACGGCGTGACCGCCGTCGAATCGGGCTATTCCAACGGCCACGTGGTCGACCCGAGCTACGAGCAGGTCTGCACCGGCAACACCGGCCACAACGAAGTCGTGCGCGTGAGCTTCGACACCGAGCAGATCAGCCTGCGCGAGGTGCTCGAGATCTTCTTCGTCGTGCACGACCCGACCTCGCTCAACCGGCAGGGCAACGACGTGGGCACGCAGTACCGCTCGGGCATCTACTTCAGCTCGCCCGAGCAGGAAAAGGTGGCGCGCGAGGTGATCGCCGAGATGACGGCGAGCGGCACCTACCGCTCGCCCATCGTCACCGAGGTGCTGCCGCTGGCGAACTACTCGCGCGCCGAGGACTACCACCAGCACTACTTCGCCCAGCACCCCAACCAGGGCTACTGCGCTTTCGTGGTTGCGCCCAAGGTGGAGAAATTCCGCAAGACCTTCGCCAGCCGGGTCAAGGCGGCCTGA
- a CDS encoding PAS domain-containing protein encodes MDGIEQLWWRAPSLALRLAAVRQPHERGDERVDEGGWQPNPAATAWAAQRGLPEHHWPALASALRARLDAGQSQGRVAMERAGVEFTWTAVALAPGWLVWLEPAAGDVERLTRRLDMVQTLGRMASWEHDLATGESRWDAHMFELLGLDPAQGMPTRNANLELVHPDDRARLEAEYTRFAQAAGRYETHYRIVSPGGAVKDIRALCEVETDPRGVPARMTGLLIDETEIADRLRTSEATAALWVRAVDLAAVALWRLDLINQRVYFSDWGYTMLGLDPANDKLTVEQLRDLIHPDDRPAVVAAAEEAIRTRGVVDVEARYRHRSGHYRNLYTRRVAEYDDRGHAVGLSGVTIDMTEQIAERELAQAYAQRIDRVTNAAGVGIWSVDLETREIEWNEQMYRLYGVPRDQPPPGNDVWLNQLVHPEDREIASHHRPVIGTGPQGLHAEFRIVRPNGAVRWVASWSRREVLGNRELAFGVNLDITNLQRTQAELRQTQERARLATESAGIGTWERDLRTGRAKWDAQMYRLRGLPVGPETPPDDMRYAAYHPDDLENINRNKARAGMEGDSYENEFRVVFPDGSIRWLATRGLVKRDVHGDPEKMLGVTWDITERRRAEQALREKAAAVQASAAKSQFLARMSHELRTPLNAVLGFAQLLGNDVADRLSAQQRQRVDRIHSAGLHLLALIDDVLDLATIESDALPLTYEAVSLQASLDDVLQWTQLQASQAAVQIHAQPMRGWVRADPRRVRQILSNLVSNAIKYNKSQGQVWIACHATTHRDQPAWTLAVRDTGRGLSAEQCTQLFQPFNRLGAERGTIPGTGIGLAIVHHLVRLMGGDLTVTSEPGRGSEFQVTLPAERAPEALEREVHTGFHADLGDGDAAGSTRLNVLYIEDNPVNVVLVQELVALRPDVSLSVAVDGVSGVSRAVADVPHVVLVDMQLPDIDGFEVLRRLKAAPTLSDMTIVALSANAMPEDVNRAKQAGFDDYWTKPIDFHAFLRNLTRLAQSHLTH; translated from the coding sequence ATGGATGGCATTGAACAACTGTGGTGGCGCGCACCCAGCCTCGCCCTGAGGCTTGCGGCAGTGCGGCAGCCGCATGAGCGAGGCGATGAGCGCGTCGATGAGGGCGGCTGGCAGCCCAACCCCGCGGCCACCGCGTGGGCTGCGCAGCGGGGCTTGCCCGAGCACCACTGGCCGGCGCTCGCCAGCGCCTTGCGGGCGCGGCTCGACGCGGGCCAGAGCCAGGGCCGCGTGGCGATGGAGCGTGCGGGCGTCGAGTTCACCTGGACCGCGGTGGCGCTCGCGCCGGGCTGGCTCGTCTGGCTGGAGCCGGCCGCGGGCGACGTCGAACGCCTGACCCGCCGGCTCGACATGGTGCAGACCCTCGGCCGCATGGCCTCGTGGGAACACGACCTCGCCACCGGCGAAAGCCGCTGGGACGCCCACATGTTCGAGCTGCTCGGGCTCGACCCCGCCCAGGGCATGCCGACCCGCAACGCCAACCTCGAGCTGGTGCACCCCGACGACCGCGCGCGCCTCGAAGCCGAATACACACGCTTCGCCCAGGCCGCGGGCCGCTACGAGACGCACTACCGCATCGTCTCGCCAGGCGGCGCGGTGAAAGACATCCGCGCCCTGTGCGAGGTGGAGACCGACCCCCGCGGTGTGCCCGCGCGCATGACCGGCCTACTGATCGACGAGACCGAGATCGCCGACCGCCTGCGCACCAGCGAGGCCACGGCGGCGCTGTGGGTGCGCGCGGTCGACCTCGCCGCCGTGGCCCTGTGGCGGCTCGACCTCATCAACCAGCGCGTCTACTTCAGCGACTGGGGCTACACCATGCTCGGCCTCGACCCGGCGAACGACAAGCTCACCGTCGAGCAGCTGCGCGATCTCATCCACCCCGACGACCGGCCCGCGGTGGTGGCCGCCGCCGAAGAGGCGATCCGCACCCGCGGCGTGGTCGACGTCGAGGCGCGCTACCGCCATCGCAGCGGCCACTACCGCAACCTCTACACCCGTCGTGTGGCGGAGTACGACGACCGGGGCCACGCGGTCGGCCTCTCGGGCGTGACCATCGACATGACCGAGCAGATCGCCGAGCGCGAGCTGGCCCAGGCCTACGCCCAGCGCATCGACCGCGTGACCAACGCCGCCGGCGTGGGCATCTGGAGCGTCGACCTCGAGACGCGCGAGATCGAGTGGAACGAGCAGATGTACCGGCTCTACGGCGTGCCGCGCGACCAGCCGCCGCCGGGCAACGATGTCTGGCTCAACCAGCTGGTGCACCCCGAAGACCGCGAGATCGCGAGCCACCACCGGCCGGTCATCGGCACCGGGCCGCAAGGCCTGCATGCCGAGTTCCGCATCGTGCGGCCCAACGGCGCGGTGCGCTGGGTGGCCTCGTGGTCGCGCCGCGAGGTGCTCGGCAACCGCGAGCTGGCCTTCGGCGTCAACCTCGACATCACCAACCTGCAGCGCACCCAGGCCGAGCTGCGGCAGACGCAGGAGCGCGCGCGCCTGGCCACCGAGTCGGCCGGCATCGGCACCTGGGAGCGTGACCTGCGCACCGGCCGCGCCAAATGGGACGCGCAGATGTACCGCCTGCGCGGCCTGCCCGTCGGGCCCGAGACGCCGCCCGACGACATGCGCTACGCGGCCTACCACCCCGACGACCTGGAGAACATCAACCGCAACAAGGCGCGGGCGGGGATGGAGGGCGACAGCTACGAGAACGAATTCCGCGTGGTGTTCCCCGACGGGTCCATCCGCTGGCTGGCCACGCGCGGCCTGGTGAAGCGCGACGTGCACGGTGACCCCGAGAAGATGCTCGGCGTGACCTGGGACATCACCGAGCGCCGCCGCGCCGAGCAGGCCCTGCGCGAGAAGGCCGCGGCGGTGCAGGCGAGCGCGGCCAAGAGCCAGTTCCTCGCGCGCATGAGCCACGAGCTGCGCACGCCGCTCAACGCGGTGCTCGGCTTCGCGCAGCTGCTCGGCAACGATGTGGCCGACCGCCTGAGCGCACAGCAGCGCCAGCGTGTCGACCGCATCCACTCGGCCGGGCTGCACCTGCTCGCGCTGATCGACGACGTGCTCGACCTCGCCACCATCGAGTCCGACGCCTTGCCGCTCACCTATGAGGCCGTGTCGCTGCAGGCCTCGCTCGACGACGTGCTGCAGTGGACGCAGCTGCAGGCCTCGCAGGCGGCCGTGCAGATCCATGCGCAGCCCATGCGCGGTTGGGTGCGCGCCGACCCGAGGCGGGTGCGACAGATCCTGTCCAACCTCGTCAGCAACGCGATCAAGTACAACAAGTCGCAGGGCCAGGTGTGGATTGCCTGCCATGCCACCACCCACCGCGACCAGCCCGCGTGGACGCTCGCGGTGCGCGACACCGGCCGCGGCCTCTCGGCCGAGCAGTGCACGCAGCTCTTCCAGCCCTTCAATCGCCTCGGCGCCGAGCGCGGCACCATCCCCGGCACCGGCATCGGCCTGGCCATCGTGCACCATCTCGTGCGCCTGATGGGAGGCGACCTGACCGTGACGAGCGAGCCCGGCCGCGGCAGCGAATTCCAGGTCACGCTCCCCGCCGAACGGGCGCCCGAGGCCCTGGAGCGCGAGGTGCACACCGGCTTCCACGCCGACCTGGGCGATGGCGACGCGGCGGGCAGCACGCGCCTGAACGTGCTCTACATCGAAGACAACCCCGTCAACGTGGTGCTCGTGCAGGAACTCGTGGCGCTGCGGCCCGACGTGAGCCTGAGCGTGGCCGTCGACGGCGTGTCAGGCGTGAGCCGCGCGGTGGCCGATGTGCCTCATGTGGTGCTGGTCGACATGCAGTTGCCCGACATCGACGGCTTCGAGGTGCTGCGCCGGCTGAAGGCCGCGCCCACGCTGTCGGACATGACCATCGTGGCCCTGTCGGCCAATGCGATGCCCGAAGACGTGAACCGGGCGAAGCAGGCGGGCTTCGACGATTACTGGACGAAGCCGATCGACTTCCATGCGTTCCTGCGCAACCTCACGCGGCTGGCGCAATCGCACTTGACCCACTGA
- the pdxH gene encoding pyridoxamine 5'-phosphate oxidase, which yields MSTQNIADLRKSYERAELDEAASREDPLEQFGLWLQQALDAQVPEPNAMTLATVGEGGRPSTRIVLIKGFDARGIVWYTNYESRKGRELALHAQAALQFHWVELERVVRIEGRVEKTSAEESDAYFNSRPLDNRLGAWASPQSQVISSRAVLVANAAKAAARYALSPPRPPHWGGFRLVPDTWEFWQGRKSRLHDRLRYRLEGTSWVRERLAP from the coding sequence ATGAGCACACAGAACATCGCCGACCTGCGAAAGAGCTACGAGCGAGCCGAGCTGGACGAAGCGGCGTCGCGCGAAGACCCGCTGGAGCAATTCGGTCTGTGGCTGCAGCAGGCGCTCGATGCGCAGGTGCCCGAGCCGAACGCGATGACGCTCGCCACCGTGGGCGAAGGCGGCCGGCCCTCGACGCGCATCGTGCTCATCAAGGGCTTCGATGCACGCGGCATCGTCTGGTACACCAACTACGAGAGCCGCAAGGGGCGGGAGCTGGCCTTGCATGCGCAGGCGGCGTTGCAGTTCCATTGGGTCGAGCTCGAGCGCGTGGTGCGCATCGAGGGCCGCGTGGAGAAGACGAGCGCCGAAGAGTCCGACGCGTACTTCAACTCGCGCCCGCTCGACAACCGCCTCGGCGCCTGGGCCTCGCCGCAGAGCCAGGTGATCTCGTCGCGCGCCGTGCTGGTGGCCAATGCGGCCAAGGCGGCGGCGCGCTATGCGCTCTCGCCGCCACGCCCGCCGCATTGGGGCGGCTTCCGGCTGGTGCCCGACACCTGGGAGTTCTGGCAGGGCCGCAAGTCGCGCCTGCACGACCGGCTGCGCTATCGCCTGGAGGGCACGAGCTGGGTGCGGGAGCGGCTCGCGCCCTGA
- a CDS encoding (2Fe-2S)-binding protein has protein sequence MTTMNVNGKTVNVDADPSTPVLWALRDNLQLTGTKFGCGAALCGACTVHIDGQPTRSCVTPISAVGTQKITTIEAMADDKVGRAVQAAWIKHDVAQCGYCQSGQIMSAIGLLKTKRRPSDADIDAAMAGNICRCGTYARIRAAIKDAAQSLA, from the coding sequence ATGACCACGATGAACGTCAACGGCAAGACGGTGAACGTCGATGCCGACCCTTCCACCCCCGTGCTGTGGGCGCTGCGCGACAACCTGCAGCTCACCGGCACCAAGTTCGGCTGCGGCGCGGCGTTGTGCGGCGCCTGCACGGTGCACATCGACGGCCAGCCCACGCGCAGCTGCGTGACGCCGATCTCCGCCGTGGGCACGCAGAAGATCACCACCATCGAGGCGATGGCCGACGACAAGGTCGGCCGTGCGGTGCAGGCCGCCTGGATCAAGCACGACGTGGCGCAATGCGGCTACTGCCAGAGCGGCCAGATCATGAGCGCCATCGGCCTGCTCAAGACCAAGCGCCGCCCGAGCGACGCCGACATCGACGCGGCGATGGCCGGCAACATCTGCCGCTGCGGCACCTATGCGCGCATCCGCGCCGCGATCAAAGACGCCGCGCAGTCGCTGGCGTGA
- a CDS encoding xanthine dehydrogenase family protein molybdopterin-binding subunit, translating into MRASAPRSKTPRSRWREEARQMNYDHLMSRLGAQQAATVGRRHFLKLGAGTGFALGLFVAHDEAEAQAASAPAKAVSLKPSEQPTAFVRIDTDGTVTVLVNRLEFGQGVITSLPMLVAEEMDADWSKVRGELAPAGDAYKDPGFGIQMTGGSNSVRSSWQQYRQLGARTRAMLVGAAAQRFGVAPSACRVSNGVVSAGGKRASFGELAADAMKQPVPEAVTLKNAKDFKLIGKPTPRLDARAKATGQQAFGIDAHLAGMKTVLLLHPPVFGAKLVSFDASKARAVKGVVEVLEVVLDRGATGLAVIAEGYWPAKMGRDALQVVWNSAAVEKVDSQAQLAKYRELAGKPGIKVREADTSKIASAPRKINAVFSFPYLAHAPMEPLNCLIDFDGRSCKITAGSQFQTVDQGAVAAVLKLKPQDVQLTTAMAGGGFGRRAVPSSDYLVEAARVADAWRLAGNSGPLKIVWSREDDIKGGYYRPAHVHRAEIGFDEKGQVLGWNHTIVGQSILMGTPFEAFMVKNGVDGVMVEGVADTPYKLPLSLQIHHPKVNVPVLWWRSVGHTHTAFVMETLIDEIARITAQDPVAYRRQLLGDQHKHHLAALELAVEKSGYGHKTLPKGHAFGVAVHESFGSVVAYVVEASMRDGEPTLHRVTAGVACGTAVNPMAIEAQVQGAALMGLGTTLPGAAITLKDGVVQQSNFGDYTVARMPQMPAISVHIVPSTEPPTGMGEPGLPPLAPAFANALARLTGKPMRALPFEFV; encoded by the coding sequence ATGCGCGCATCCGCGCCGCGATCAAAGACGCCGCGCAGTCGCTGGCGTGAGGAGGCACGACAGATGAACTACGACCACCTCATGTCGCGTCTCGGTGCGCAGCAGGCCGCCACCGTGGGCCGGCGCCATTTCCTGAAGCTCGGTGCGGGCACCGGCTTCGCCCTGGGCCTCTTCGTCGCGCACGACGAGGCCGAGGCCCAGGCCGCCTCGGCGCCTGCCAAGGCGGTGTCGCTCAAGCCCAGCGAGCAGCCGACGGCCTTCGTGCGCATCGACACCGACGGCACCGTCACCGTGCTCGTCAACCGCCTCGAGTTCGGCCAGGGCGTGATCACGAGCCTGCCGATGCTCGTGGCCGAGGAGATGGACGCCGACTGGTCCAAGGTGCGCGGCGAGCTGGCTCCCGCAGGCGATGCCTACAAAGACCCGGGCTTCGGCATCCAGATGACCGGCGGCTCCAACTCCGTGCGCAGCTCGTGGCAGCAGTACCGCCAGCTCGGTGCGCGCACCCGCGCGATGCTCGTGGGCGCCGCGGCGCAACGCTTCGGCGTGGCACCGTCCGCCTGCCGCGTGTCGAACGGCGTGGTGTCGGCCGGTGGCAAGCGTGCCAGCTTCGGCGAGCTCGCGGCCGACGCGATGAAGCAACCCGTGCCCGAGGCCGTCACGCTCAAGAACGCGAAGGACTTCAAGCTCATCGGCAAGCCCACCCCACGGCTCGATGCGCGGGCCAAGGCCACCGGCCAGCAGGCGTTCGGCATCGATGCGCACCTCGCCGGCATGAAGACCGTGCTGCTGCTTCACCCGCCCGTCTTCGGCGCGAAGCTCGTGAGTTTCGATGCCAGCAAGGCGCGTGCGGTGAAGGGCGTGGTCGAGGTGTTGGAAGTGGTGCTCGACCGCGGCGCGACCGGCCTCGCGGTGATCGCCGAAGGCTACTGGCCCGCCAAGATGGGCCGCGATGCGCTGCAGGTGGTGTGGAACAGTGCGGCGGTCGAGAAGGTCGATTCGCAGGCGCAGCTGGCGAAGTACCGCGAGCTGGCCGGCAAGCCCGGCATCAAGGTGCGCGAGGCCGACACCTCGAAGATCGCCTCGGCGCCGCGCAAGATCAATGCGGTCTTCAGCTTCCCCTACCTCGCGCACGCGCCGATGGAGCCGCTCAACTGCCTGATCGATTTCGACGGGCGCAGCTGCAAGATCACCGCGGGCTCGCAATTCCAGACCGTCGACCAGGGCGCGGTGGCCGCCGTGCTCAAGCTGAAGCCGCAAGACGTGCAGCTCACCACCGCCATGGCCGGCGGCGGCTTCGGGCGCCGCGCGGTGCCGAGTTCCGATTACCTGGTGGAGGCCGCACGCGTGGCCGATGCGTGGCGGCTCGCGGGCAACTCGGGCCCGCTCAAGATCGTGTGGAGCCGTGAAGACGACATCAAGGGCGGCTACTACCGCCCGGCGCATGTGCACCGCGCCGAGATCGGCTTCGACGAGAAGGGCCAAGTGCTGGGCTGGAACCACACCATCGTCGGCCAGTCGATCCTCATGGGCACGCCGTTCGAAGCCTTCATGGTGAAGAACGGTGTCGACGGCGTGATGGTCGAGGGCGTGGCCGACACGCCCTACAAGCTGCCGCTGTCGCTGCAGATCCACCACCCCAAGGTCAACGTGCCGGTGCTCTGGTGGCGCTCGGTGGGGCACACGCACACGGCCTTCGTGATGGAGACGCTCATCGACGAGATCGCCCGCATCACCGCGCAGGACCCGGTGGCCTACCGCCGCCAGCTGCTGGGCGACCAGCACAAGCACCACCTGGCGGCGCTGGAGCTGGCGGTCGAGAAGTCGGGCTACGGCCACAAGACGCTGCCCAAAGGCCATGCTTTCGGTGTGGCGGTACACGAGTCCTTCGGCTCGGTGGTCGCCTACGTGGTGGAGGCCTCGATGCGCGACGGCGAGCCTACCTTGCACCGGGTCACGGCGGGCGTGGCCTGCGGCACGGCGGTCAACCCGATGGCCATCGAGGCGCAGGTGCAGGGCGCCGCGCTGATGGGGCTTGGCACCACCCTGCCGGGCGCCGCCATCACGCTCAAAGACGGCGTCGTGCAGCAGAGCAACTTCGGCGACTACACCGTCGCCCGCATGCCGCAGATGCCGGCCATCTCGGTGCACATCGTGCCGAGCACCGAGCCCCCCACCGGCATGGGCGAGCCCGGCCTGCCGCCTTTGGCACCGGCGTTCGCCAACGCCCTGGCGCGCCTCACCGGCAAGCCGATGCGTGCACTGCCGTTTGAATTTGTATGA
- a CDS encoding nucleotidyltransferase family protein — protein sequence MKSRPAVVVLAAGRGSRFRGLHHKLVQTLGASTVLATTISNALATQMPVLVVTTEPLAEMVSRHVATRDMVVLPPAGSPAAQALGMGYSIAAGVAARSDASGWLILPADMPMIQTSTLRQVADELDGNAIAYAQHRGLRGHPVGFSAELYSELVMLTGDEGARRLLARYPAMGVEVDDPGVLLDVDTEDDLDRVRVAQREMQFREAR from the coding sequence ATGAAGTCACGGCCGGCAGTGGTGGTGTTGGCAGCAGGCCGCGGCTCGCGTTTTCGCGGCCTGCACCACAAGCTCGTGCAGACGCTGGGTGCGTCGACCGTGCTGGCCACGACGATCTCGAACGCGCTGGCCACGCAGATGCCGGTGCTGGTGGTCACCACCGAGCCGCTCGCCGAGATGGTCAGCCGCCACGTGGCCACGCGCGACATGGTGGTGCTGCCGCCGGCCGGCTCGCCCGCCGCTCAGGCGCTGGGCATGGGCTACTCCATTGCGGCCGGGGTGGCGGCGCGCTCCGATGCCTCGGGCTGGCTCATCCTGCCGGCCGACATGCCGATGATCCAGACCTCGACGTTGCGCCAGGTGGCCGACGAACTGGACGGTAATGCGATCGCCTACGCGCAGCACCGTGGCCTGCGCGGGCACCCGGTGGGCTTTTCCGCCGAGCTGTATTCGGAGCTGGTGATGCTCACCGGTGACGAAGGCGCCCGCCGCCTGCTGGCCCGCTACCCGGCGATGGGGGTGGAGGTCGACGACCCGGGCGTGCTGCTCGACGTCGACACCGAAGACGACCTCGATCGTGTGCGGGTCGCGCAGCGCGAGATGCAGTTCCGCGAGGCGCGCTGA
- a CDS encoding gamma-glutamylcyclotransferase has protein sequence MSLAPPLRPLSPEREPAHLLAQVHAAWGGQSDLWVFGYASLIWRPEFESVEQRQARVHGWHRALEMQSRINRGTPERPGLVFALVGGGSCRGMVYRIARDRVEDELPRLWAREMPNSVYDPRWLPCQTASGPVTALGFTLSRESPNYTGPLDDEHLVKVLRHASGRYGTTLAYVLETAQALRAHGIRDRAIERVVALARTHSLA, from the coding sequence ATGAGCCTCGCCCCGCCCCTGCGCCCCCTGTCACCCGAGCGCGAACCGGCTCACCTGCTCGCGCAGGTGCATGCGGCCTGGGGCGGGCAGAGCGACTTGTGGGTGTTCGGCTACGCCTCGCTGATCTGGCGGCCCGAGTTCGAGTCGGTCGAGCAGCGACAGGCTCGGGTGCACGGATGGCACCGGGCGCTAGAGATGCAGTCGCGCATCAACCGCGGCACGCCCGAGCGGCCGGGGCTTGTGTTCGCCCTGGTGGGCGGTGGCTCCTGCCGCGGCATGGTCTACCGCATCGCCCGCGACCGGGTGGAAGACGAGCTGCCGCGCCTGTGGGCCCGCGAGATGCCCAACAGCGTCTACGACCCACGCTGGCTGCCCTGCCAGACGGCCAGCGGCCCGGTCACGGCGCTCGGCTTCACGCTCAGCCGCGAGAGCCCCAACTACACCGGCCCGCTGGACGATGAGCACCTGGTGAAGGTGCTGCGCCACGCCAGCGGCCGATACGGCACCACCCTCGCGTATGTGCTGGAGACGGCGCAGGCGCTGCGGGCGCACGGCATCCGCGACCGGGCCATCGAGCGTGTCGTGGCGCTGGCGCGGACGCACTCACTGGCGTAG